One part of the Marinobacterium rhizophilum genome encodes these proteins:
- a CDS encoding LysR substrate-binding domain-containing protein, protein MKSGLPPLHCLKTFEVAARLLNFSAAARELNMTQSAVSQQVRLLEHHLGEPLFNRKHRRVSLTNKGMSYLPVVQSTLNGLRRSTADIFSPVSSGELVIEVNMAFAWGWLAPRLHSFCSRYPWLRLEIRHSNWDHDFGKEPVDLAIRHGRGNWTGHVSKPLLTPRLKAYCAAPLAKLLHEPMDLLSLPLIDVSGTHKMWVDWFQNLGIDDSAALKHRVDSVAMAISMAQSGLGVFLGYEELVHTTSLRDKLHAPFDIWIETADNYHLTYPEGRPLSRAAEAFVQWITAELTPAAERN, encoded by the coding sequence ATGAAATCAGGCCTCCCACCCTTGCATTGCCTCAAAACGTTCGAAGTTGCAGCGCGGCTGCTCAATTTCAGTGCAGCCGCGCGTGAGCTCAACATGACCCAATCGGCGGTCAGCCAGCAGGTTCGTCTGCTGGAGCATCACCTGGGCGAACCCCTGTTCAATCGCAAGCACAGGCGCGTGTCCCTCACCAATAAAGGCATGTCCTACCTGCCGGTCGTTCAGAGTACGCTGAACGGTCTGCGCCGCAGTACCGCCGACATATTTTCACCCGTTTCCAGCGGCGAGCTCGTTATCGAGGTCAATATGGCCTTTGCCTGGGGCTGGCTGGCCCCCAGGCTTCACAGTTTCTGCAGCCGCTACCCCTGGCTCAGGCTCGAGATCAGGCATTCCAACTGGGACCATGATTTTGGCAAGGAACCCGTCGACCTTGCCATCCGGCACGGCCGGGGGAACTGGACAGGCCACGTCAGCAAGCCGCTGCTGACACCCCGCCTCAAGGCGTACTGTGCGGCGCCCCTGGCCAAGCTGCTGCACGAACCGATGGATCTGCTGTCTCTGCCCCTGATCGACGTATCCGGCACCCACAAGATGTGGGTGGACTGGTTCCAGAACCTGGGTATCGATGACTCAGCCGCACTCAAGCACCGGGTGGACAGCGTCGCCATGGCGATCAGCATGGCGCAGTCAGGGCTGGGGGTATTCCTGGGGTACGAAGAGCTGGTGCATACCACCAGCCTGCGGGACAAGCTGCACGCGCCCTTCGACATCTGGATTGAAACAGCGGACAACTACCATCTGACCTACCCCGAAGGGCGCCCGCTGTCGCGCGCAGCCGAAGCCTTTGTGCAGTGGATAACGGCAGAACTCACACCGGCTGCCGAGCGCAACTGA
- a CDS encoding BCCT family transporter, which yields MNSTLGITAIAMIVFFILYAVLLGQTASEQFLGMKSWIEGTLGWYYVLIMFSTFVVCMYVMCSRVGRIRLGRDDDRPEFSNFAWFSMLFGCGTGAGMLFFSMSEPMIHFASGWSGGNPFLSADVKAATAAFFEAKQLALSAGLLPGDEGFPVPDSRVAEAAAGGLKLTIFHWGTVAWAMYGIVGLSLAYFSFRKGLPLSMRSALYPLIGNRIYGPIGHTVDILTVFGTIFGIATTLGLGVEQIGSGLISLGLLEEKSQTVTVVSIVLISAIATASATSGVARGIKVLSTFNTWICIGILAYFLLASNSNYMISSTVTALGDYVSDAVSMSLWTARSPEERVWQGGWTIFYWGWWIAWAGFVGMFIARISRGRTIREFMLGVMVIPSAVALLWFGVIGSAGIYESLYGADMQIYNAAVNNWDYAGTIFRSFEVLTPGPMATVAKVAALVVVVIFFVTSADSGTLVLGRLLSFGRRPPVQQRILWGMVLGAVTLVVLLLGGDQALKSLQAASIAGALPFSFVLIAMMVGLLKSLRKDGESVIDNEEHVKRLIEREIRDLS from the coding sequence TTGAATTCGACACTTGGCATCACGGCAATAGCCATGATCGTGTTCTTTATTTTATACGCGGTGCTGCTGGGCCAGACCGCCAGTGAGCAGTTCCTGGGCATGAAGTCCTGGATAGAGGGGACACTGGGCTGGTACTACGTGCTGATCATGTTCTCGACCTTTGTGGTGTGCATGTATGTCATGTGCTCCCGGGTAGGCAGGATCCGCCTGGGGCGGGATGATGACCGGCCCGAGTTCAGCAACTTCGCGTGGTTTTCAATGCTGTTTGGCTGCGGTACCGGGGCGGGCATGCTGTTCTTCTCGATGTCCGAGCCGATGATCCACTTTGCCAGCGGCTGGAGCGGCGGCAATCCCTTCCTCAGCGCAGACGTCAAGGCGGCGACAGCGGCCTTCTTCGAGGCCAAGCAGCTGGCGCTGAGTGCCGGTCTGCTGCCGGGGGACGAAGGCTTTCCGGTACCTGACAGCCGTGTCGCCGAAGCGGCCGCCGGCGGGCTCAAGCTGACCATTTTCCACTGGGGCACCGTGGCCTGGGCCATGTATGGCATCGTCGGGCTGTCGCTGGCCTACTTTTCGTTCCGCAAAGGCCTGCCACTCTCGATGCGATCCGCGCTTTACCCGCTGATTGGCAACAGGATCTACGGACCGATCGGGCACACGGTCGACATCCTGACCGTGTTCGGCACCATTTTCGGCATCGCCACGACCCTGGGGCTGGGTGTTGAACAGATCGGTTCCGGCCTGATTTCGCTGGGCCTACTGGAAGAAAAATCCCAGACCGTGACAGTCGTGTCCATCGTGCTGATCAGTGCCATCGCCACGGCCTCCGCCACCAGTGGTGTGGCCCGCGGCATCAAGGTGCTGTCGACCTTCAATACCTGGATTTGCATTGGCATACTGGCGTATTTCCTGCTGGCCAGTAACAGCAACTATATGATCTCCAGCACGGTCACGGCCCTGGGCGATTACGTTTCAGACGCAGTGTCCATGTCTCTGTGGACGGCGCGCAGTCCGGAAGAGCGGGTCTGGCAGGGTGGCTGGACGATCTTCTACTGGGGCTGGTGGATTGCCTGGGCCGGGTTTGTCGGCATGTTTATCGCCCGTATTTCCCGTGGCAGAACCATCAGGGAGTTCATGCTGGGTGTGATGGTCATACCTTCAGCGGTTGCGCTGCTCTGGTTCGGTGTCATTGGTTCGGCCGGGATTTACGAATCCCTCTATGGCGCCGACATGCAGATCTATAACGCCGCCGTGAACAACTGGGACTATGCCGGCACAATCTTCCGTTCCTTCGAGGTATTGACGCCTGGCCCCATGGCGACGGTGGCCAAGGTGGCGGCGCTGGTTGTGGTGGTGATTTTCTTTGTGACCTCTGCCGATTCCGGCACCCTGGTGCTGGGACGGCTGCTGTCCTTTGGCCGCCGGCCGCCGGTGCAGCAGCGCATTCTGTGGGGCATGGTACTGGGGGCTGTAACCCTGGTGGTACTGCTGCTCGGTGGCGACCAGGCACTCAAATCCCTGCAGGCCGCGTCGATCGCAGGTGCCCTGCCGTTCAGCTTTGTTCTGATCGCGATGATGGTCGGCTTGCTGAAATCGCTGCGCAAGGATGGAGAAAGCGTGATCGACAACGAAGAGCACGTTAAGCGGCTGATCGAGCGGGAAATCCGCGACCTGTCATAG
- a CDS encoding LysR family transcriptional regulator produces MNIAQIETFLDVANSQNFNRSAENLSVTQSAVSTRIRALEETLGVTLFTRGRFGAELTSSGAKFRQYALQISDVWRQAREELSLPRGYEGVLRLGTQFSIWEKFVNSWIIWMSERYPSIALHVEADYSISMMEQIVQRMLDIAVMYQPRILLDIEITKLFDDVFVLVSTEPCDLAGLDRDKYVYIDWCLGFRHAHAQVVPELRARRLTMGLGTMAIDYLNTKGGSVYLPAWRARKLIDDGGFFRVKGAPEILQPVYAVYRKEASRSEIYEGAIESLRAFAPSYSEMMASCLSAPEGL; encoded by the coding sequence ATGAATATTGCCCAGATTGAAACATTTCTCGATGTGGCCAACAGTCAGAATTTCAACCGCTCGGCGGAGAACCTGTCGGTGACCCAGTCGGCGGTGAGTACGCGTATCAGGGCGCTGGAAGAGACCCTGGGGGTGACGCTCTTTACGCGGGGGCGTTTCGGTGCCGAGCTGACAAGCTCGGGAGCCAAGTTCCGGCAGTATGCGTTGCAGATCAGCGATGTGTGGCGCCAGGCGCGCGAGGAGCTGTCGCTGCCCCGTGGCTACGAGGGGGTGTTGCGCCTGGGCACCCAGTTCAGTATCTGGGAGAAGTTCGTCAATAGCTGGATCATCTGGATGAGCGAACGCTACCCCAGTATTGCGCTTCACGTTGAGGCCGACTATTCGATCTCCATGATGGAGCAGATCGTGCAACGGATGCTGGATATCGCCGTGATGTACCAGCCGCGCATATTGCTGGATATCGAGATCACCAAGCTGTTTGACGATGTCTTTGTGCTTGTCTCGACCGAGCCCTGTGACCTGGCGGGGCTGGATCGTGACAAGTATGTCTATATCGACTGGTGCCTGGGGTTTCGCCACGCCCATGCCCAGGTGGTGCCTGAACTCAGGGCGCGCAGGCTGACCATGGGGCTGGGCACCATGGCCATCGACTATCTCAATACCAAGGGCGGCTCTGTTTACCTGCCGGCCTGGCGTGCCCGCAAGCTGATCGATGACGGTGGCTTCTTTCGTGTTAAGGGGGCGCCCGAAATTCTGCAGCCGGTCTATGCCGTCTATCGCAAGGAAGCATCGCGCAGCGAGATCTACGAAGGGGCCATTGAGAGCCTGCGGGCTTTTGCCCCGAGCTACAGCGAAATGATGGCCTCATGCCTGTCGGCCCCCGAAGGATTGTGA